A genomic window from Sphingobacterium sp. BN32 includes:
- a CDS encoding peroxiredoxin gives MSFTGKNFPNITVDAIDYLGDNFTLNLFEKAQKENKKVLLFWYPKDFTFVCPTELHAFQELAAEFEKRNTILVGASCDSAEVHFAWLNTAKDNGGIEGVEYPLIADTNRNLSSVLGILEMKEVEHPEYGTLVEGSAVSYRATYLIDETGKVFHESVNDMPLGRNVKEYIRLIDAYTHVQKHGEVCPANWEEGKEAMSATRDGVASYLSNN, from the coding sequence ATGAGTTTTACAGGTAAAAATTTCCCGAACATTACAGTTGATGCGATTGATTATTTAGGTGACAACTTCACTTTAAATTTATTTGAGAAAGCACAGAAAGAAAACAAGAAAGTTTTGTTATTCTGGTATCCAAAAGACTTTACATTCGTTTGTCCTACGGAGTTACACGCTTTCCAAGAGCTTGCTGCAGAATTCGAAAAAAGAAATACCATTTTAGTAGGCGCTTCGTGCGACTCTGCTGAGGTTCACTTTGCTTGGTTAAACACTGCAAAAGATAACGGTGGTATCGAAGGAGTTGAATATCCATTGATCGCTGACACTAACCGCAACTTATCAAGCGTGTTAGGTATCTTAGAGATGAAAGAAGTTGAGCACCCAGAGTACGGTACATTGGTAGAAGGTTCTGCAGTATCATACCGCGCGACTTACTTAATCGACGAGACTGGTAAAGTGTTCCACGAATCAGTAAACGATATGCCATTAGGCCGTAACGTTAAAGAATATATCCGTTTGATCGATGCTTACACTCACGTACAAAAACATGGTGAGGTTTGTCCGGCAAACTGGGAAGAAGGTAAAGAGGCTATGAGCGCAACACGCGACGGAGTAGCGTCTTACCTATCAAATAACTAA
- a CDS encoding site-specific integrase, whose translation MNNLKDVNVSFNLRTPKDKTKNSAVKCIIRWNKNTLTLYSVAKIHPNHFDIKKHRAKNSGKSKEWDSTMFNERLDDIEGKIKSLFRKYVTDNGEYPSFDTFKEIIEHNLSNKKKVKSDSVLDYFKDFIESSKTRFNDKTKKLLTPAIIKSYKRTNFILKEFTTFRNKRDLKFNEINLTFYDALSTYMQNELNFSINTIGTHYRNLKTVLNYATEEGINTNLEYKKKTFKAHKVDVDNIYLDVEELKKIEELNLKESPRLENARDLFLIGCWTGLRFSDFSKLDNSNFSQDNKYITITAQKTQKSVVIPVLPVLKKIMDKYKNHTNNSLPKSISNQKLNEYIKEVGKKAELNEIITQHTIKGGKQYINKTHKYNLITTHTARRSFATNMYIKGIPTITIMQITGHSTESSFLKYIKLKPKNHADLILESFQQ comes from the coding sequence ATGAATAATCTAAAAGATGTAAATGTATCGTTCAATTTAAGGACACCAAAAGACAAAACAAAGAATTCCGCAGTTAAATGTATAATTCGTTGGAATAAAAATACACTTACCTTATATAGTGTAGCTAAAATTCATCCTAATCATTTTGATATTAAAAAACATAGAGCTAAAAACAGTGGTAAATCAAAAGAGTGGGATTCTACCATGTTCAATGAAAGATTAGATGATATTGAAGGGAAAATAAAATCTTTGTTTAGAAAGTATGTTACAGATAACGGAGAATATCCTTCTTTTGACACATTTAAAGAAATTATAGAACATAATCTTTCAAATAAAAAGAAAGTTAAATCGGATAGCGTTCTAGACTATTTCAAAGACTTTATTGAATCATCTAAAACAAGATTTAATGATAAAACTAAAAAGTTATTAACGCCGGCCATTATTAAATCATACAAGAGAACAAACTTCATATTAAAAGAATTTACGACCTTCCGCAACAAGAGAGATTTAAAATTCAATGAAATCAACCTAACTTTTTATGATGCATTATCGACATATATGCAAAATGAATTAAACTTTTCTATCAATACTATTGGAACACATTACAGAAACCTAAAGACGGTATTAAACTACGCAACAGAAGAAGGAATAAATACAAATCTAGAGTACAAAAAGAAAACCTTCAAAGCTCACAAAGTTGATGTTGATAATATTTACCTTGACGTTGAGGAACTTAAAAAAATTGAAGAATTAAATTTAAAAGAGAGTCCTAGATTAGAGAATGCTAGAGATTTGTTTTTAATAGGATGTTGGACTGGATTAAGGTTTTCTGATTTCAGCAAATTAGACAATTCAAACTTTTCACAAGATAATAAGTACATAACCATAACTGCCCAAAAGACTCAAAAGTCTGTTGTGATACCAGTTCTTCCTGTTCTTAAAAAGATAATGGATAAATATAAAAACCACACAAATAATAGCCTCCCGAAATCTATATCAAATCAAAAACTAAATGAATATATTAAAGAGGTAGGAAAAAAAGCTGAATTAAATGAAATAATTACTCAACATACTATAAAAGGTGGGAAACAATACATAAACAAAACGCACAAATATAATTTAATTACCACCCACACAGCCCGAAGAAGTTTTGCCACAAATATGTATATTAAAGGAATTCCAACTATAACAATAATGCAGATTACTGGTCATTCAACCGAAAGCTCCTTTTTAAAATATATAAAATTAAAACCAAAAAATCACGCAGATTTAATACTAGAAAGCTTTCAGCAATGA
- a CDS encoding type II toxin-antitoxin system HicA family toxin has translation MKSSEFHRILRKNGWIHIRTNGSHYIYEKHGRIVSIPYHGSKEIGEGLRKKMIKDLGLK, from the coding sequence GTGAAATCCAGTGAGTTTCACAGGATTTTACGCAAGAATGGTTGGATTCATATTCGGACCAATGGATCTCATTATATCTATGAAAAACACGGTAGAATAGTATCCATTCCCTATCATGGAAGTAAAGAAATAGGCGAAGGCCTTCGAAAAAAAATGATAAAGGATCTTGGTTTGAAATAA
- a CDS encoding co-chaperone YbbN: MLQELTEDNLQAIIDSNETVMVQFAASWCGNCRIMKPKFKKLSGENEQVTFIIADAEKFPESRKLANVNNLPTFAAFKNGKLVNQVQTNKIDGLTDLLNEVTSN, encoded by the coding sequence ATGTTACAAGAACTAACAGAAGATAATTTACAGGCGATCATCGACAGCAATGAAACGGTGATGGTTCAATTTGCAGCCTCATGGTGTGGAAACTGCCGTATCATGAAGCCTAAATTTAAAAAACTATCTGGCGAGAACGAGCAAGTAACTTTCATCATTGCCGACGCGGAGAAATTCCCAGAGTCTAGAAAGCTTGCGAACGTTAATAATTTACCTACTTTCGCTGCTTTCAAGAACGGCAAATTGGTGAATCAAGTACAAACAAATAAAATCGACGGATTAACAGACTTATTAAATGAAGTTACCAGTAATTAA
- the mgtA gene encoding magnesium-translocating P-type ATPase, translating into MLKRRKTDLRSVVHSNGMNIGTMTKMQHAASQDTKFVYAMLETSEEGITNFMATERLAKFGHNEVQHEKAPKWYFQLLVAFANPFIYILLAIAAFSFILDVWLAPANDKDFKTVIVVSVMVLVSGLLRFIQEYRSNAAAEKLKGMVKTSATVLRKFVGKKEIPLEALVPGDIIYLSAGDMIPADCRILYSKDLFVSESMLTGEALPVEKSYLPIRNAEELQPIALNNICFMGTNVISGSATAAILATGSYTYFGSISRSIVTDRPETSFDKGINKVSFLLIRYMLVMVPLIFLINGLMKGDWAETLLFAIAVAVGLTPEMLPMIVTANLAKGAVNMSKHKVIVKRLNSIQNIGAMDILCTDKTGTLTIDKIVLEKHLNVFGFEDDEVLKWAYLNSFHQTGLKNLMDKAVLDHAELHDYLKVEEQYIKVDEIPFDFQRRRMSVILKKSDGKHLLICKGAVEEMLELCSSAFEPGEDTSIHMESDMIVGMDENMRKTVLKTSQKMNSEGLRVLLVAIREFDGNHPLDYSVADEQGLTLTGFIGFLDPAKPSAKPAIEALQKLGVGIKVLTGDNETVATKICQDVGIPYLSRISGSELEDMSDEELLDRVDEVSVFAKLSPLQKVRVVDALRSKGHTVGFMGDGINDAAAIKTADVGISVDTAVDITKESADIILLEKDLLVLRKGVLYGRRTFGNIIKYIKMTASSNFGNMFSMIGASAFLPFLPMLPIHLLIQNLLYDVSQISIPWDRMDKEFLETPKKWDASSVSKFMLYVGPISSIFDFATFAVLFFVFKANSPEHQTLFQSGWFVEGLLSQTLIIHMIRTRKIPFFQSWAAKPVVALTSLIMLIGILLPFSPFAESLKLQALPLAYFPWLIGILTAYCLLTQAVKVWFIRKFDDWL; encoded by the coding sequence ATGTTAAAGAGAAGAAAAACAGATCTCCGTTCGGTAGTCCACTCGAATGGAATGAATATAGGAACCATGACGAAGATGCAGCATGCGGCAAGTCAAGATACGAAGTTTGTCTATGCGATGCTGGAAACAAGCGAGGAGGGCATCACGAATTTCATGGCTACAGAGCGCCTCGCCAAGTTTGGGCACAACGAGGTGCAGCACGAGAAAGCCCCGAAATGGTATTTCCAGCTCCTCGTTGCTTTTGCAAATCCGTTTATCTATATCCTTTTGGCGATCGCAGCCTTCTCTTTCATCCTGGATGTGTGGCTTGCGCCTGCAAATGATAAGGATTTTAAAACCGTAATCGTCGTGTCTGTGATGGTACTGGTGAGCGGATTGCTCCGCTTCATTCAAGAGTACCGCAGCAATGCTGCTGCAGAGAAACTGAAGGGGATGGTGAAGACTTCGGCAACCGTGCTTCGCAAGTTTGTCGGAAAGAAAGAAATTCCCCTGGAGGCTTTGGTGCCTGGGGATATTATATACCTCTCCGCAGGAGATATGATCCCTGCCGACTGTCGGATATTATACAGCAAGGATTTATTTGTTAGCGAGAGCATGCTGACAGGCGAAGCATTGCCGGTGGAGAAATCGTATCTACCGATACGGAATGCGGAGGAGCTGCAGCCAATCGCGCTGAACAATATTTGCTTTATGGGTACTAATGTGATCAGTGGGTCAGCGACAGCCGCTATTTTGGCGACCGGAAGCTATACCTACTTCGGAAGTATCAGTCGCTCTATCGTGACGGATCGCCCTGAGACCAGCTTTGATAAGGGTATCAACAAGGTTAGTTTCTTGCTGATCCGCTATATGTTGGTGATGGTACCCCTGATCTTCCTGATCAACGGATTGATGAAGGGCGACTGGGCGGAGACCCTACTTTTTGCAATCGCGGTTGCGGTGGGGTTGACCCCCGAGATGCTGCCGATGATCGTGACGGCCAACCTGGCGAAAGGTGCCGTGAATATGAGCAAGCATAAGGTCATCGTCAAGAGGTTGAACTCCATACAAAATATCGGTGCCATGGATATCTTGTGTACCGATAAGACCGGCACCCTCACTATTGATAAAATCGTGCTTGAAAAACATCTGAACGTCTTTGGATTTGAGGACGATGAGGTATTGAAATGGGCTTATCTGAACAGCTTCCACCAAACAGGCTTAAAGAATCTGATGGATAAGGCAGTGCTGGATCATGCGGAACTGCATGATTACCTGAAAGTGGAAGAACAGTATATCAAGGTTGATGAAATTCCTTTTGATTTTCAACGCCGTCGAATGTCGGTTATTCTTAAGAAAAGCGATGGGAAGCATCTTTTGATCTGCAAGGGTGCGGTGGAGGAAATGCTGGAGCTATGCAGCAGTGCCTTTGAGCCTGGCGAAGACACGAGCATACATATGGAAAGCGATATGATCGTTGGGATGGATGAGAACATGCGCAAAACGGTGTTAAAGACCAGCCAAAAGATGAATAGTGAAGGTCTGCGTGTCTTACTTGTGGCGATTCGCGAATTTGACGGCAATCACCCGCTAGACTATTCGGTTGCAGATGAACAAGGGCTAACATTGACCGGCTTTATCGGTTTTCTGGATCCGGCTAAACCATCAGCAAAACCGGCGATTGAGGCCTTGCAGAAGCTTGGTGTGGGGATAAAGGTATTAACAGGGGATAATGAGACTGTAGCGACGAAGATCTGCCAGGATGTTGGAATTCCATACTTATCGCGCATTAGCGGCTCTGAGTTGGAGGACATGTCGGATGAGGAACTGCTAGACCGTGTGGACGAGGTTTCGGTATTTGCGAAGTTAAGTCCTTTGCAGAAAGTCCGGGTCGTGGATGCTCTACGGAGCAAAGGGCATACCGTCGGCTTTATGGGCGATGGCATCAATGATGCGGCAGCAATTAAGACTGCCGATGTGGGCATCAGTGTGGATACGGCGGTAGACATTACGAAAGAAAGCGCGGATATTATTTTATTGGAGAAAGACCTGCTTGTCCTACGCAAAGGCGTACTTTATGGTCGTAGAACCTTCGGAAATATCATCAAGTATATCAAGATGACGGCGAGCAGCAACTTCGGCAATATGTTCAGCATGATCGGCGCCAGCGCCTTTCTTCCTTTTCTGCCGATGCTGCCTATACATCTGCTGATCCAGAATCTGCTGTACGATGTATCGCAGATCTCAATCCCCTGGGACCGCATGGATAAGGAGTTTCTGGAAACGCCGAAGAAATGGGATGCCAGCAGTGTGTCGAAGTTTATGCTCTATGTAGGTCCAATCAGTTCGATATTCGACTTTGCAACCTTTGCGGTGCTGTTCTTTGTATTCAAAGCGAACAGTCCAGAGCATCAAACGCTCTTTCAAAGCGGTTGGTTTGTCGAGGGCTTACTGTCGCAGACGCTGATCATCCATATGATTCGTACGCGTAAGATTCCGTTCTTTCAGAGTTGGGCTGCCAAGCCGGTTGTCGCTTTGACCAGTCTAATTATGCTGATCGGTATCTTGCTTCCTTTTTCGCCATTCGCAGAGTCCTTGAAGCTACAGGCTTTGCCCCTAGCCTACTTCCCTTGGTTAATCGGAATTCTGACAGCCTATTGCCTGCTGACGCAAGCTGTTAAGGTTTGGTTTATAAGGAAATTCGATGATTGGTTGTAG
- a CDS encoding tetratricopeptide repeat protein, translating to MKWLLVFFAFIGSLHLHAQDKDKLFATADSLSNLGEYEKSVVLFEQLCKAEPNNATYLSYAGIAYFRMENFEKAKEKFRLAVLYSEDNETHLSNLAAAYSNLDENQKAYEYAVKAMQVKPTSLTVYNAMANANNIHKYEESFRIHKQYIDFATENKFNLVLGLAHYHGREFEKAASYFETFLNQYGSEDELMKQRENAQSYMFNSYIAQLMNQIVFQKGDAESLEARLRALRNEEYSDNLSQRYEMRIILLMMLAQLLESKERVFAKELLLSRKPERISVSMQELDEKLNETNEQLKLVFNEVIKKENPTAEDYRQFLASSKMMDLFFEKLISGNIL from the coding sequence ATGAAATGGTTGCTCGTATTTTTTGCCTTCATCGGCAGTTTACATCTGCATGCTCAAGATAAAGATAAGCTGTTTGCTACTGCAGACAGCCTTTCTAATTTAGGGGAGTATGAAAAATCTGTAGTCTTATTCGAGCAGCTTTGCAAAGCGGAGCCTAATAACGCGACTTATCTATCCTATGCAGGGATTGCCTATTTTCGGATGGAGAACTTTGAAAAAGCAAAAGAGAAGTTCCGCTTAGCAGTGCTGTACTCCGAGGATAATGAAACCCATCTGTCTAATTTAGCAGCGGCCTACAGCAATCTCGACGAAAACCAGAAGGCTTATGAATATGCCGTAAAGGCGATGCAGGTGAAACCGACCAGCTTGACGGTGTATAACGCCATGGCCAATGCCAACAATATCCATAAATATGAGGAAAGCTTTCGGATCCATAAGCAATACATTGACTTCGCAACTGAGAATAAATTCAATCTGGTGTTGGGCTTAGCGCATTATCATGGTCGTGAATTTGAGAAGGCAGCTTCATATTTTGAAACCTTTTTGAACCAATATGGTTCGGAGGACGAACTGATGAAGCAGCGGGAAAATGCGCAGTCCTACATGTTCAATAGCTACATCGCCCAGTTGATGAATCAGATTGTCTTTCAAAAAGGCGATGCGGAATCCCTGGAAGCGCGACTTCGGGCGCTACGAAATGAAGAATACAGTGATAATTTATCGCAACGCTACGAAATGCGCATCATCCTCTTAATGATGCTTGCGCAGCTGTTGGAAAGCAAGGAGCGTGTTTTTGCCAAGGAATTGCTCTTGAGCCGTAAACCAGAACGCATAAGTGTTTCTATGCAGGAGCTGGATGAGAAGCTGAACGAAACCAATGAGCAGTTAAAGCTGGTTTTTAATGAGGTCATTAAAAAGGAAAACCCGACTGCAGAAGATTACAGACAGTTTCTGGCCAGCTCGAAGATGATGGACCTATTTTTTGAAAAGTTAATTTCTGGTAATATCTTGTAA
- a CDS encoding AAA family ATPase — MKNFNTYTANEWIKEASSKPIPKMLFSEFWFENELSILFADTNLGKSILAVQIADSISKGKAIEGFKLEAEKQKVLYFDFELSSKQFEARYADNYKNHYSFDDNFLRSELDYESPHFDNKKILDCISKEVEMHKTKIVILDNLTFILEDVEKGSLALDFIKKLKQLKTDLDLSILVLAHTPKRDFVKPISNNDLQGSKMLMNFVDSCFAIGKSFLEYNVKYIKQIKQRNCEHIYNESNICLCTITKGAKNNFLQFEFNKYGNEHDHVNNPKADYLEDLELTYRLHQQGKKNTEIAKLLGVSEGAIRKRIRKLET; from the coding sequence ATGAAAAATTTTAATACATACACAGCAAACGAATGGATTAAAGAGGCTTCAAGCAAACCAATACCCAAAATGTTATTTAGCGAATTTTGGTTTGAGAATGAGCTATCAATTTTATTTGCAGACACAAATTTGGGAAAATCAATTTTAGCGGTACAAATTGCAGATAGCATTAGTAAAGGCAAAGCAATTGAAGGGTTTAAACTTGAAGCTGAAAAACAAAAAGTACTTTACTTTGACTTCGAATTATCTAGCAAACAATTTGAAGCAAGATATGCAGATAATTATAAGAATCATTATTCATTCGATGATAATTTTTTGCGAAGTGAATTAGACTATGAATCACCACATTTTGACAATAAAAAAATTCTAGACTGTATTTCAAAGGAAGTAGAAATGCACAAGACTAAAATTGTTATTCTTGACAACCTGACCTTTATCTTAGAAGATGTTGAAAAAGGGAGTTTAGCACTAGATTTTATTAAAAAACTTAAGCAATTAAAAACAGACTTAGATTTGTCGATTCTTGTCTTAGCACATACGCCAAAAAGGGATTTTGTAAAGCCAATATCAAACAATGATTTACAGGGTAGTAAGATGCTTATGAACTTTGTAGACAGTTGTTTTGCAATAGGAAAAAGTTTCTTAGAGTATAATGTAAAATATATTAAGCAAATTAAACAACGTAATTGTGAACATATATACAATGAATCTAACATTTGTTTATGCACTATCACAAAAGGCGCCAAAAACAATTTTTTACAGTTTGAATTTAACAAATACGGAAATGAACACGACCATGTAAACAACCCTAAAGCAGATTATCTAGAGGATTTGGAATTAACTTATCGACTACATCAGCAAGGAAAGAAAAACACAGAAATTGCAAAATTATTAGGGGTATCTGAAGGAGCAATCCGAAAACGAATTAGGAAACTCGAAACATAA
- a CDS encoding type II toxin-antitoxin system HicB family antitoxin → MKTLKIIIERSADMFSAYAENAAGIYGGGDTVEEAKNSILNSIQIIKQEFDSKNIPKILKSDYQISFHFDVESLLNYYKGIFTNSALERITGINQRQLQHYSAGLKKPRASQLKRIEDGLHKLANDLLSVQLR, encoded by the coding sequence ATGAAAACCTTGAAAATTATTATTGAGCGCAGTGCTGACATGTTCAGTGCTTATGCCGAGAATGCAGCGGGTATTTACGGAGGGGGTGATACTGTCGAAGAGGCCAAGAATTCTATTCTTAATAGCATTCAAATTATTAAACAAGAATTTGATTCCAAAAATATTCCCAAGATCTTAAAATCTGATTATCAGATTTCCTTTCATTTTGATGTAGAAAGTTTGTTAAACTATTACAAAGGGATTTTCACTAACTCCGCGTTGGAAAGAATCACCGGTATCAATCAGCGGCAGTTACAGCATTATTCCGCCGGATTGAAAAAGCCTCGCGCATCACAGTTGAAGCGAATTGAAGATGGATTACATAAGTTAGCGAATGATTTATTGTCTGTGCAATTACGGTAG